A DNA window from Theobroma cacao cultivar B97-61/B2 chromosome 5, Criollo_cocoa_genome_V2, whole genome shotgun sequence contains the following coding sequences:
- the LOC18600160 gene encoding flowering locus K homology domain isoform X1, which yields MAEVDQSFVEHEEEQVQEPENSEENLNLEQNLSLEQSLNLEPNLNLEPNLNLEPDLNLEENAEENLEEQNLQQESPHQPKQEHEDEAVAGGVEKKWPGWPGESVFRMLVPAQKVGSIIGRKGEFIKKIVEETRARIKILDGPPGTTERAVMVSAKEEPDSSLPPAMDGLLRVHKRIVDGLDGDSSHAPTAVGTKVSTRLLVPASQAGSLIGKQGTTVKSIQESSGCVVRVLGAEDLPVFALQDDRVVEVVGEAAGVHKAVELIASHLRKFLVDRSIIPLFEMHMQMSNPQMDHMPPHQSWGPPQGVPPNASGGAGFGHNPQYMPPPRQLDNYYAPADMPPPIEKQPHQGISAYGREAPMGAHASSNPQSAPSMITQVTQQMQIPLSYADAVIGTAGASISYIRRASGATVTIQETRGVPGEMTVEISGTASQVQTAQQLIQNFMAEAAAPAQGQTGGATDQAYNPYAAHSSVYASPPSNPGHAGHTGGYGSVYGSNYGY from the exons ATGGCTGAAGTTGATCAAAGCTTTGTTGAGCATGAAGAGGAACAGGTACAAGAACCTGAAAactcggaggagaatttgaactTGGAGCAGAATTTGAGCTTGGAGCAGAGCTTGAACTTGGAGCCAAACTTGAACTTGGAGCCGAACTTGAACTTGGAGCCTGACTTGAACTTGGAGGAAAATGCGGAAGAGAACTTGGAGGAGCAGAATTTGCAACAGGAATCACCACATCAACCAAAACAAGAACATGAAGATGAGGCAGTGGCTGGAGGTGTTGAAAAGAAGTGGCCTGGATGGCCTGGAGAGAGTGTGTTTCGGATGTTGGTGCCTGCACAAAAGGTTGGTAGTATAATAGGACGTAAAGGGgagttcataaaaaaaatagttgagGAGACAAGAGCTCGTATCAAGATACTTGATGGTCCTCCAGGGACAACAGAGAGAGCT GTAATGGTATCTGCGAAGGAGGAGCCTGATTCTTCTCTTCCACCTGCTATGGATGGGCTTTTGAGGGTCCATAAACGGATTGTTGATGGTTTGGACGGTGATTCATCTCATGCACCTACAGCTGTAGGAACCAAGGTTTCAACAAGGCTGCTAGTCCCAGCCTCTCAAGCTGGAAGTTTGATTGGAAAACAAGGCACAACTGTCAAATCCATTCAAGAATCTTCTGGTTGTGTTGTTAGAGTTCTTGGAGCAG AAGACCTTCCAGTCTTTGCTCTTCAAGATGATAGGGTTGTTGAAGTTGTAGGAGAAGCAGCTGGCGTGCACAAAGCAGTGGAGCTAATTGCGTCTCATCTTAGGAAGTTTCTAGTGGACCGCAGTATAATTCCATTatttgaaatgcat ATGCAAATGTCTAATCCTCAGATGGATCACATGCCACCTCATCAATCCTGGGGTCCACCCCAAGGTGTTCCTCCAAATGCTAGTGGAGGTGCTGGTTTTGGACACAATCCTCAGTACATGCCACCTCCCCGGCAACTGGACAATTACTACGCTCCTGCTGACATGCCACCTCCTATCGAGAAACAGCCACATCAGGGTATCTCTGCCTATGGAAGAGAAGCCCCAATGGGTGCCCATGCATCATCAAATCCCCAGAGTGCGCCATCAATGATCACACAG GTCACGCAGCAAATGCAAATTCCGCTATCTTATGCTGATGCTGTTATTGGGACAGCTGGTGCAAGTATTAGCTATATTCGACGTGCTAGTGGGGCAACTGTCACCATACAGGAAACTAGGGGTGTTCCTGGTGAAATGACAGTTGAAATAAGTGGAACTGCTTCTCAAGTTCAAACCGCTCAGCAACTGATACAG AATTTTATGGCTGAAGCTGCAGCACCAGCTCAGGGGCAAACAGGTGGGGCTACTGACCAAGCTTATAATCCTTATGCGGCTCATAGTTCTGTATATGCATCACCACCATCCAATCCAGGACATGCGGGCCATACTGGAGGCTATGGCTCTGTTTATGGTTCAAATTATGGGTACTAA
- the LOC18600160 gene encoding flowering locus K homology domain isoform X2, producing MAEVDQSFVEHEEEQVQEPENSEENLNLEQNLSLEQSLNLEPNLNLEPNLNLEPDLNLEENAEENLEEQNLQQESPHQPKQEHEDEAVAGGVEKKWPGWPGESVFRMLVPAQKVGSIIGRKGEFIKKIVEETRARIKILDGPPGTTERAVMVSAKEEPDSSLPPAMDGLLRVHKRIVDGLDGDSSHAPTAVGTKVSTRLLVPASQAGSLIGKQGTTVKSIQESSGCVVRVLGADLPVFALQDDRVVEVVGEAAGVHKAVELIASHLRKFLVDRSIIPLFEMHMQMSNPQMDHMPPHQSWGPPQGVPPNASGGAGFGHNPQYMPPPRQLDNYYAPADMPPPIEKQPHQGISAYGREAPMGAHASSNPQSAPSMITQVTQQMQIPLSYADAVIGTAGASISYIRRASGATVTIQETRGVPGEMTVEISGTASQVQTAQQLIQNFMAEAAAPAQGQTGGATDQAYNPYAAHSSVYASPPSNPGHAGHTGGYGSVYGSNYGY from the exons ATGGCTGAAGTTGATCAAAGCTTTGTTGAGCATGAAGAGGAACAGGTACAAGAACCTGAAAactcggaggagaatttgaactTGGAGCAGAATTTGAGCTTGGAGCAGAGCTTGAACTTGGAGCCAAACTTGAACTTGGAGCCGAACTTGAACTTGGAGCCTGACTTGAACTTGGAGGAAAATGCGGAAGAGAACTTGGAGGAGCAGAATTTGCAACAGGAATCACCACATCAACCAAAACAAGAACATGAAGATGAGGCAGTGGCTGGAGGTGTTGAAAAGAAGTGGCCTGGATGGCCTGGAGAGAGTGTGTTTCGGATGTTGGTGCCTGCACAAAAGGTTGGTAGTATAATAGGACGTAAAGGGgagttcataaaaaaaatagttgagGAGACAAGAGCTCGTATCAAGATACTTGATGGTCCTCCAGGGACAACAGAGAGAGCT GTAATGGTATCTGCGAAGGAGGAGCCTGATTCTTCTCTTCCACCTGCTATGGATGGGCTTTTGAGGGTCCATAAACGGATTGTTGATGGTTTGGACGGTGATTCATCTCATGCACCTACAGCTGTAGGAACCAAGGTTTCAACAAGGCTGCTAGTCCCAGCCTCTCAAGCTGGAAGTTTGATTGGAAAACAAGGCACAACTGTCAAATCCATTCAAGAATCTTCTGGTTGTGTTGTTAGAGTTCTTGGAGCAG ACCTTCCAGTCTTTGCTCTTCAAGATGATAGGGTTGTTGAAGTTGTAGGAGAAGCAGCTGGCGTGCACAAAGCAGTGGAGCTAATTGCGTCTCATCTTAGGAAGTTTCTAGTGGACCGCAGTATAATTCCATTatttgaaatgcat ATGCAAATGTCTAATCCTCAGATGGATCACATGCCACCTCATCAATCCTGGGGTCCACCCCAAGGTGTTCCTCCAAATGCTAGTGGAGGTGCTGGTTTTGGACACAATCCTCAGTACATGCCACCTCCCCGGCAACTGGACAATTACTACGCTCCTGCTGACATGCCACCTCCTATCGAGAAACAGCCACATCAGGGTATCTCTGCCTATGGAAGAGAAGCCCCAATGGGTGCCCATGCATCATCAAATCCCCAGAGTGCGCCATCAATGATCACACAG GTCACGCAGCAAATGCAAATTCCGCTATCTTATGCTGATGCTGTTATTGGGACAGCTGGTGCAAGTATTAGCTATATTCGACGTGCTAGTGGGGCAACTGTCACCATACAGGAAACTAGGGGTGTTCCTGGTGAAATGACAGTTGAAATAAGTGGAACTGCTTCTCAAGTTCAAACCGCTCAGCAACTGATACAG AATTTTATGGCTGAAGCTGCAGCACCAGCTCAGGGGCAAACAGGTGGGGCTACTGACCAAGCTTATAATCCTTATGCGGCTCATAGTTCTGTATATGCATCACCACCATCCAATCCAGGACATGCGGGCCATACTGGAGGCTATGGCTCTGTTTATGGTTCAAATTATGGGTACTAA
- the LOC18600153 gene encoding uncharacterized protein LOC18600153 isoform X1 — protein MPVRRDALRPGDHIYSDRCASIYFHHGIYVGKGTVTKSDDEKEEIDDAVIHFMGVGKSTNRNACKRCGHSSRRIGVVITCLDCFLEGHSLYVYEYDVPYLKLRFKRSGTCSVNPSRPADEVVNTAFDILQNQSFGKKYNFFFNNCEDFATRCKTGEAMSNQFAGLFFGFSLPGVVGYRAAKGIYEAVTED, from the exons atgcCAGTGAGACGCGATGCCCTCAGGCCGGGTGATCACATCTATTCTGATCGCTGTGCTTCGATCTACTTTCACCATG GCATATATGTGGGGAAAGGAACTGTGACCAAGTCGgatgatgaaaaagaagagataGACGATGCGGTTATTCACTTCATGGGAGTTGGCAAATCCACCAATCGAAATGCATGCAAAAGATGTGGGCACAGCTCTCGAAGAATTGGGGTTGTAATAACCTGCCTTGACTGCTTCCTCGAAGGCCACTCACTCTATGTTTATGAATATGACGTCCCTTACTTGAAGTTGCGTTTCAAAAGGAGTGGAACTTGCAGCGTTAACCCTAGCAGGCCGGCGGATGAGGTTGTCAACACAGCATTTGACATCCTCCAAAACCAATCCTTCGGTAAAAAGtacaattttttcttcaacaaTTGCGAGGACTTTGCAACGCGGTGCAAGACGGGTGAGGCGATGAGCAATCAGTTTGCTGGCTTGTTCTTTGGGTTTAGTTTGCCTGGTGTTGTGGGTTATAGAGCTGCAAAAGGGATCTACGAGGCTGTCACTGAGGACTAA